The genomic DNA TTGATGAAGTTCAGCATTATGTTGCTATATTTTATGATATTACGTATATTAAAGAGAATGAAACAAGATTAGAAAAAATAGCTCATTATGATCCTCTTACAAAGCTTCCAAATAGATTTTTATTATTAGAAAAACTTGCTATAGCTATGAATAACGTTAAAGAGAACGGCAAAAAAATAGCTGTTATATATCTGGATTTAGACGGATTTAAAAAAGCAAATGATACTTATGGGCATAATTGCGGAGATGGGCTTTTAGTAGCTATATCTAGTCGTATGCAAGGTATTATATCAAATGGCGATAATTTGATAGCGCGTTTCGGAGGAGATGAGTTTGTAGCTCTCATTAATGATGTAAGCGATGAGAATGCTCTTATTAAGATCTTAGACGATATGCTTTTAGCTGCTCGTGATAAAACGGTTATCAATAGCAACAAAATTCAAGTAAGCACAAGCATAGGCGTAGCATTTTATGATAGACATAGTGATATATCTATGGAAGATCTATTAAAAAGAGCAGATTGGGCGATGTATCATGCTAAGTTATCTGGTAAAAATAGATATTATATATTTGATGAAAATAGAGATGAAATTTTTAACCAGTATAATGAGAGTTTATTATCTAAAGATAAATTTGATTCCGATGAGTTTTTCTTGATGTACCAACCAGTAGTCAATATAAAAGATGCGAAAATCACAAGTTTTGAAGTTCTTCTTAGATGGAAACATCCGCAAAAAGGTATAATGCTTCCTGTGGATTTCTTGCATATATTTAGCGATAAAGTCTGGTTTGATGAACTTACTATATGGATTATTATAAATGCTCTTAGAGATTCTGAAGATATTTTTAATAAAGGGATAAAATTAAGTATCAATATACCGTTTGAACAGCTAAACGACGAGATCTTTTTTGCTAAATTTAAAGATCTTTATAAAAATAGCGATTTAAGATTTGATATGCTTGAAATAGAGATAACAGACGCTATGTCGGTAAAAGATATTGAAAACGAGATATTAAATTTAGTAATATATGAAGATCTAGGTATAAAGTTTGTATTTGATGATTTTGGGTCAAGCTTATCACTTGCTAACACTATGAAAACTGCTCCTACAAATACATATAAAATAAATAAAAAATATGCTCTTGAGCTGCTTGATAGAGCAGATAATGTAGATATGTTGCAGACTATATTAAATATATGTAGCGCGTTTAAAAAACGTGCTATAATTAAAGGTGTAGAAAATGAGTATATCTACAACATAGTTGCAAATATAGGCTTTGTAGAGCTACAAGGCAATTTTATAAGCAAACCGATATTTAAAGATGATATATCAGATATGATAAATACAATTTATATTAAACGAGTTTTTAATCCAAATTTAGAAAAGATACCGCTTTATAAATTTATCATATATCAAATAAATGCTATTAAGCAGATTATAATATCTATAGAAAATTATAACACTTCTATATTTGATTACTCTACTTATAGAAAAGTATATGACGAGTTTGATAGGCTAAAAGAAGTGCCGGAATCCTGCAAAGAAGCAGATAAACTTATAACTTTGGTATTTAGTAGTAATTTTATAAACAAAGAGGAGATAGCGTATTTGCTAAATGAGTTAGAACATAAAAAATTAAATATTTTAAACACCATAATCGGAGAATAAATTTGAATTATACAAATAAGATTATTTATGAACATGAAATTCCAGACGGCTCAAAGTTGTATTTTGGAAATAGTGCTAAATTAAAAAGAGATATAGAAAACAGGGCTAGTGTGATTTTAGAAAAGTATGGATTTAGCGAGATTATAACTCCGTATTTTAGTTATCATCAGCATTTAAGCGTAGCACCTCAAAAGCTATTAAGATTTTCAGATAGTACAAATCACGAGATAAGTTTAAGGGCCGATAGCACGGTAGATGTAGTAAGAATAGCTACAAAAAGACTTAAAGATATGAGTACGAAAAAATGGTTTTATATCCAGCCTGTTTTTAAGTATCCTAGTAGTGAAATTTATCAAATCGGAGCCGAAATTTTAGATTCTAATGATTTATTAAAATGTATAAATATAGCCGCAGAACTATTTGACGAGCTTCACATAAAGCCTCATTTACAAATCAGCAATATAGAAATTCCGAAAATAATATGCAAACTTCTGGATTTGCCAATTAGCGTATTTGAAAACGGAAGACTTGAGTTGATTTTGAATCAAAATTTAAACTGGTTAAATAGATTAGCAAATATAAAAAACGATAAAGATATCGATGAGGTTATAAAAATAGTTCCATCTGAGCTAAGAGAGCCTTTAAATTCGATAAAAGATTTGGCTAGCGGATATGAAAATAGAGTGTATGCACCGCTCTATTATTCTAAAATGAGATATTATGATAAGCTATTTTTTAGGTTTTTATGCGATAATTATATTTTAAGTGGCGGTGGCAGCTATGAGATAGATGGCAAAGTTTCTGTTGGTTTTGCTATTTTTAGTGACGCTTTGATAGAAAATTTAAGTAAATAAAGGACTTTTTATGACAAAGGCGGATTTGATTGTTGGAATACAATGGGGAGATGAAGGCAAGGGCAAAATAGTAGATATGCTTTCACAAAATTATGACGTAGTATGTAGAAGCGGTGGAGGACATAATGCAGGACATACTATATGGGTTGATGGTATGAGATACGCTTTACACTTAGTTCCAAGCGGAATTTTACATAAAAATATTATAAATATTATAGGAAACGGTGTCGTTGTAAATCCTGAAGTTTTGATTAGCGAGATGGCTCAGTTTGATCATTTAGAAGGTAGATTTTTTATAAGCGATAGAGCACATCTAAACCTAGCTCATCACTCATTAATAGATCAAGCCAAAGAGAGACTAAAAGGTGATAAAGCTATAGGTACTACTGGTAAAGGTATAGGACCTGCATATTCAGACAAAATCAGCAGAAGCGGACATAGAGTAGGTGAGCTTTTAGATCCAAAAGCACTTTGTGAGAGTCTTATGAAAGATTTTGAATCAAATAAACCGTATTTTGACGCTCTTAGTATAGAAATACCTCCTAAAGACAAAATTTTAGCTGATTTGGTTAGATTTAAAGATGTTTTAGCTCCTTTTATCACAAATACAACCGAGCTTTTATGGAGAGCTATGGATGATAATAAAAAAGTTTTGCTTGAAGGAGCGCAAGGAACTCTTCTTGATATAGATCACGGAACATATCCATACGTGACTAGCTCAAATACCGTATCTGCAGGGGCTTGCACCGGTTTGGGCCTTAGTCCAAAAAGCATAGGCAAAGTTATCGGTATCATAAAGGCATATTCAACTAGAGTCGGAAATGGTGCTTTCCCTACCGAAGATCTTGGCAGTGATGGTGAAAATCTATGCGAGATAGGTAAAGAGTTTGGTACTACAACAGGTAGAAAAAGACGTTGCGGCTGGCTTGATGTTGTCGGTATAAAATACTCTTCAAGGCTAAATGGAGTAGATACTTACGCTTTGATGAAGCTTGATGTTTTAGATGGATTTAAAAATGTTAAAATTTGTAAAGCATATGAGTATAAAGGCGAAGTTATAGATTATTTTCCTTCAGATCTCCAAAATGCAACTCCT from Campylobacter fetus subsp. fetus includes the following:
- a CDS encoding adenylosuccinate synthase codes for the protein MTKADLIVGIQWGDEGKGKIVDMLSQNYDVVCRSGGGHNAGHTIWVDGMRYALHLVPSGILHKNIINIIGNGVVVNPEVLISEMAQFDHLEGRFFISDRAHLNLAHHSLIDQAKERLKGDKAIGTTGKGIGPAYSDKISRSGHRVGELLDPKALCESLMKDFESNKPYFDALSIEIPPKDKILADLVRFKDVLAPFITNTTELLWRAMDDNKKVLLEGAQGTLLDIDHGTYPYVTSSNTVSAGACTGLGLSPKSIGKVIGIIKAYSTRVGNGAFPTEDLGSDGENLCEIGKEFGTTTGRKRRCGWLDVVGIKYSSRLNGVDTYALMKLDVLDGFKNVKICKAYEYKGEVIDYFPSDLQNATPIYEELEGWDSINGIKKYEDLPLNARKYIERIEELTGVKIGFISTSPERNDTIVR
- a CDS encoding ATP phosphoribosyltransferase regulatory subunit; its protein translation is MNYTNKIIYEHEIPDGSKLYFGNSAKLKRDIENRASVILEKYGFSEIITPYFSYHQHLSVAPQKLLRFSDSTNHEISLRADSTVDVVRIATKRLKDMSTKKWFYIQPVFKYPSSEIYQIGAEILDSNDLLKCINIAAELFDELHIKPHLQISNIEIPKIICKLLDLPISVFENGRLELILNQNLNWLNRLANIKNDKDIDEVIKIVPSELREPLNSIKDLASGYENRVYAPLYYSKMRYYDKLFFRFLCDNYILSGGGSYEIDGKVSVGFAIFSDALIENLSK